The following proteins are co-located in the Alcaligenes faecalis genome:
- a CDS encoding ABC transporter permease: MQKLNKLKKVVASHSARAALLFLILMAAMAIFAPFLGTQDPTLLDPSVRLQPPSEQFWLGTDALGRDLYSRVVYGAQVSFMVGFGVLAISVFFGVILGSLAGYFRRLDAVIMRVMDGVMAIPGILLAIALVSVSGASLTTVLIAIAIPEIPRMTRLVRGVILSVRSEPYVEAAMTVGTSAYVILSRHMFPNTFAPLIVQGTYVFASAVLLEAILSFLGAGIPPEMASWGNIIAEGRLYFQLIPGIVLYPGIVLSITILSINVLGDALRDALDPKLVTRL; the protein is encoded by the coding sequence ATGCAAAAGCTCAACAAATTGAAGAAAGTGGTCGCCAGCCATTCGGCCCGTGCCGCCTTGCTGTTCCTGATCCTGATGGCCGCCATGGCGATTTTTGCTCCCTTTCTGGGCACGCAAGATCCCACCCTGCTGGACCCCAGCGTGCGTCTGCAACCGCCTTCCGAGCAGTTCTGGCTGGGGACGGATGCACTGGGCCGGGACCTGTATTCCCGTGTGGTGTACGGGGCGCAAGTGTCCTTCATGGTGGGGTTCGGTGTCCTGGCCATCAGCGTGTTCTTTGGCGTGATTCTGGGTTCGCTGGCGGGTTATTTCCGCCGTCTGGACGCGGTCATCATGCGAGTGATGGATGGGGTGATGGCTATCCCTGGCATCTTGCTGGCCATTGCGCTGGTGTCGGTGTCCGGTGCCAGCCTGACCACGGTACTGATCGCCATTGCCATCCCGGAGATTCCTCGCATGACGCGGCTGGTACGGGGCGTAATCCTTAGCGTGCGTTCCGAGCCGTATGTGGAAGCGGCCATGACGGTGGGGACCTCGGCCTACGTGATCTTGTCGCGCCATATGTTCCCCAACACCTTCGCACCCTTGATTGTGCAGGGCACTTATGTGTTTGCCTCGGCGGTGCTGCTGGAAGCGATCTTGAGTTTCCTGGGGGCGGGCATCCCTCCCGAGATGGCCTCCTGGGGCAACATCATCGCCGAAGGTCGCCTGTACTTTCAGTTGATTCCCGGCATCGTGCTGTACCCCGGCATTGTGCTGTCCATCACCATTCTCAGTATCAACGTCCTGGGCGACGCTTTGCGCGATGCTCTGGATCCCAAGCTGGTCACACGGCTGTAA
- a CDS encoding ABC transporter ATP-binding protein, protein MNTSTTKPHCVLSVKDLCIETKAAQPRLLVNKLCFDVYAGETLCIVGESGSGKSLSSFAIMGLLPPDTLRVSQGSIELMGENLLTMNKEHLLSLRASAMSMVFQEPMTALNPVQRVGEQIDEVIRIHEKNNSRLERRQRVINMLERVRLPEPEKLFMAYPHELSGGQRQRIMIAMALILQPRLLIADEPTTALDVTTQKQILSLIKELQSECGTSVIFVTHDFGVVADIADRILVMKRGDSVEMGTCQQILSNPKAAYTRSLIASVPNVHPPAKEEVQNEVVLSARGLGKVYGSDCWFSKGRKMHALSDINLDIRRDEVLGVVGESGSGKSTLARCIIGLVEASSGQITLNGETLPAACKDRRLAQRRKVQIVFQDPYRSLNPRVTIGQSLTEGMHNIGVDPKVAIERVTEVLSIVGLDADVLERYPHQFSGGQRQRLCLARAIVMEPDVLIADESVSALDVLVQEQVLKLLVDIKRKTGVAILFITHDLRVAAQISDRIVVMQKGRIVEAGDPGRVISQPSQAYTRELVESAPGVHWDFQNFCAYA, encoded by the coding sequence ATGAATACCTCTACGACCAAGCCCCACTGTGTTTTGTCGGTGAAGGACTTGTGCATTGAAACCAAAGCGGCTCAACCCCGCCTGTTGGTGAACAAGCTCTGCTTCGATGTGTATGCAGGCGAGACCTTGTGCATTGTGGGCGAGTCTGGCTCGGGCAAATCCTTGAGTTCCTTTGCCATCATGGGCTTGCTGCCACCCGATACCTTGCGTGTCAGCCAGGGCAGTATCGAGCTGATGGGCGAGAATCTGCTGACCATGAACAAGGAGCATTTGCTGTCCTTGCGCGCTTCGGCCATGTCCATGGTGTTTCAGGAGCCCATGACCGCCCTGAATCCGGTGCAGCGGGTGGGTGAACAGATCGACGAAGTGATCCGTATCCACGAAAAGAACAACTCCCGGCTGGAGCGTCGCCAACGTGTGATCAATATGCTGGAGCGCGTGCGTTTGCCGGAGCCGGAAAAGCTTTTCATGGCCTATCCGCATGAGCTGTCGGGCGGTCAGCGCCAGCGCATCATGATTGCCATGGCCTTGATCCTGCAGCCACGTTTGTTGATTGCGGATGAACCCACCACGGCACTGGATGTGACCACGCAAAAGCAGATTCTGAGTCTGATCAAGGAACTGCAAAGCGAATGCGGCACCTCGGTCATTTTTGTGACGCACGACTTTGGTGTGGTGGCGGATATTGCCGACCGGATTCTGGTGATGAAGCGTGGCGATAGTGTGGAGATGGGCACGTGTCAGCAGATTCTGTCCAATCCCAAAGCAGCCTATACCCGCTCCCTGATTGCTTCCGTTCCCAATGTGCATCCGCCTGCAAAAGAGGAAGTGCAAAACGAGGTCGTGCTGAGCGCCCGTGGTTTGGGCAAGGTCTATGGCTCGGACTGCTGGTTCTCCAAGGGGCGCAAGATGCACGCGCTCAGCGACATCAATCTGGATATACGTCGTGATGAAGTGCTGGGTGTCGTGGGGGAGTCCGGCTCGGGCAAATCCACTTTGGCGCGCTGCATTATTGGTCTGGTCGAAGCCAGCTCGGGGCAGATCACCTTGAACGGTGAAACCTTGCCCGCCGCCTGCAAGGACCGCCGCCTGGCGCAGCGGCGCAAAGTGCAGATTGTGTTTCAGGACCCGTATCGCTCGCTGAATCCTCGCGTGACGATTGGCCAGTCTTTGACAGAGGGTATGCACAACATCGGCGTTGATCCCAAAGTCGCTATCGAACGCGTGACCGAGGTCTTGTCCATTGTGGGCCTGGACGCGGATGTGCTGGAACGCTATCCGCATCAGTTCTCGGGCGGCCAACGGCAGCGACTTTGTCTGGCCCGCGCCATTGTGATGGAGCCGGATGTATTGATTGCGGACGAATCCGTGTCGGCGCTGGATGTGCTGGTGCAAGAGCAGGTGCTCAAGTTGCTGGTGGATATCAAGCGCAAAACTGGCGTTGCCATCCTGTTCATTACCCATGACTTGCGTGTTGCCGCGCAGATTTCTGACCGCATTGTGGTGATGCAAAAGGGCCGGATTGTGGAGGCCGGGGACCCAGGGCGTGTCATTAGTCAGCCTAGCCAGGCTTACACCCGTGAACTGGTGGAATCCGCACCCGGTGTGCATTGGGATTTTCAGAATTTTTGTGCTTATGCCTGA
- a CDS encoding N-carbamoyl-D-amino-acid hydrolase → MSRFVNVAAAQLGPIARSETKKQVVDRLLAHLHQAKKMDVDVVVFPELALTTFFPRWFSEDISDFDCFYETQMPGPDTQPLFDAAAKLQIGFYLGYAELVIENGVKRRFNVSILVDKTGTIVGKYRKVHLPGHGQDEPWRAFQHLEKYYFEPGHEFGVWSAFGGVMGMALCNDRRWSETYRVMGLKGVEMVMLGYNTPVHNPPAPEHDDLSMFHNHLVMQAGAYQNGTWVVGVAKAGSEEGIEMIGGSAIIAPSGEIVAACSTKGDELAIARCDLDLCHSYKSTTFNFERHRRPEAYGLISSQRGAVVPWA, encoded by the coding sequence ATGTCCAGGTTTGTCAATGTCGCAGCGGCTCAGTTGGGCCCTATCGCGCGCAGCGAAACTAAAAAACAAGTGGTTGACCGCTTGCTGGCCCATTTGCATCAGGCCAAAAAAATGGATGTTGATGTGGTGGTGTTTCCCGAGCTGGCACTGACCACGTTTTTCCCGCGCTGGTTCAGCGAGGATATTTCTGATTTTGATTGTTTTTATGAAACCCAGATGCCGGGGCCGGACACCCAGCCCCTGTTTGATGCTGCTGCCAAATTGCAGATCGGTTTCTACCTGGGCTATGCCGAGCTGGTCATTGAAAACGGCGTAAAGCGTCGCTTCAACGTATCCATTCTGGTCGATAAAACCGGCACGATTGTGGGCAAGTACCGCAAGGTGCATTTGCCCGGTCATGGCCAGGACGAGCCCTGGCGTGCTTTCCAGCATCTGGAGAAGTACTATTTCGAGCCCGGACACGAGTTCGGTGTGTGGTCGGCCTTCGGGGGCGTGATGGGCATGGCCTTGTGCAACGACCGCCGCTGGTCGGAAACCTATCGCGTCATGGGTTTGAAGGGCGTGGAAATGGTTATGCTGGGCTACAACACGCCGGTTCATAATCCGCCCGCACCCGAGCACGACGATCTGTCCATGTTCCATAACCATCTGGTGATGCAGGCCGGGGCCTATCAGAACGGCACCTGGGTGGTGGGTGTGGCCAAGGCGGGTAGCGAAGAGGGCATTGAGATGATTGGCGGCAGCGCCATCATTGCGCCGTCTGGCGAGATTGTTGCGGCTTGCTCGACCAAGGGGGACGAGCTGGCGATTGCCCGTTGCGATCTGGATCTGTGCCATTCCTACAAGAGTACGACCTTCAACTTTGAGCGTCATCGTCGGCCAGAAGCGTATGGCCTGATCAGCTCGCAACGTGGAGCGGTGGTGCCATGGGCGTGA
- a CDS encoding YgeY family selenium metabolism-linked hydrolase, whose amino-acid sequence MGVNEHTKMDLAWDAVSLTQAFVRIPSLSGQEQAMADFVQQVMRELGFDQISVDGKGSVLGFVGPAQAPLALLFDAHMDVVPIAGTWTVEPFGAQIKDGRMYGRGTSDMKAGLAAALCGAAAAARSGALKQRIAVSASVMEEVIEGYALSHALEQCTPGAVVICEPSRLRIMVGQKGRQEILLRLQGRPAHAALPHLGMNPIQAAAKAISALQTLDLPKDAQVGQALLVPTDIISDPHPSISLIPSSVTVRFDRRTLVGESSESVLKQMEQCLQAAGVEGFSLELVDSQVQTYTGQQASPERDLPAWRLDESAPLAQAMVQAVQQAGRVVEMDTWWFCTNGSESAGRRGIPTIGLGPGEEAQAHTADESVAIDDVLGAKDIYEQLCLQLAGQA is encoded by the coding sequence ATGGGCGTGAACGAACATACAAAAATGGACCTGGCCTGGGATGCGGTCAGTCTGACGCAAGCCTTTGTGCGCATTCCCAGCTTGTCCGGGCAAGAGCAGGCCATGGCGGACTTTGTGCAGCAAGTCATGCGGGAGTTGGGTTTTGACCAGATCAGCGTGGACGGCAAGGGGTCGGTGCTGGGCTTTGTAGGCCCGGCCCAGGCTCCGCTGGCCTTGTTGTTCGATGCCCATATGGATGTGGTGCCTATCGCCGGAACCTGGACGGTTGAGCCTTTTGGGGCGCAGATCAAGGATGGCCGCATGTATGGGCGCGGCACCAGTGATATGAAGGCAGGCTTGGCCGCTGCTCTGTGTGGCGCGGCGGCAGCGGCTCGTAGCGGGGCCTTGAAACAGCGTATTGCCGTGTCTGCCAGTGTGATGGAGGAAGTGATCGAAGGCTATGCCTTGTCTCATGCTCTGGAACAATGCACGCCGGGTGCCGTGGTGATTTGTGAGCCCTCGCGTTTGCGCATCATGGTTGGGCAGAAAGGGCGGCAGGAGATTCTGTTGCGTCTGCAAGGCCGTCCAGCCCATGCGGCCTTGCCGCATCTGGGGATGAATCCCATTCAGGCGGCAGCCAAGGCGATTTCTGCGTTGCAGACGCTGGATTTGCCCAAGGATGCCCAAGTGGGCCAAGCCTTGCTGGTGCCAACCGACATTATTTCTGACCCGCACCCGTCCATTTCCTTGATTCCTTCTTCTGTCACCGTCCGTTTTGATCGACGCACGCTGGTCGGTGAAAGCAGCGAATCGGTGTTGAAACAAATGGAGCAATGCTTGCAAGCCGCAGGCGTGGAGGGCTTTTCGCTGGAGCTGGTGGACAGTCAGGTACAAACGTATACAGGTCAGCAGGCCAGCCCGGAGCGGGACTTGCCCGCCTGGCGGCTGGATGAGTCCGCACCCTTGGCCCAAGCCATGGTGCAAGCGGTTCAGCAAGCCGGGCGTGTGGTGGAAATGGATACCTGGTGGTTTTGCACCAATGGGTCCGAATCTGCCGGGCGACGTGGCATTCCCACTATCGGCTTGGGACCGGGCGAGGAAGCACAGGCACATACGGCGGATGAGTCGGTAGCGATCGACGATGTTTTGGGGGCCAAGGACATTTACGAACAGCTTTGCCTTCAACTGGCGGGACAAGCGTAA
- a CDS encoding M81 family metallopeptidase codes for MRIAVAGFQHETNTFGPAMATMADFEHGGGWPGMCRAEAIEPALRGANIPAAGFMAAAAPAGVECVPLLWAAASPSAPVEAMTYEAIVAEILYRLEQVLPVDAVYLDLHGAMVAEHRDDGEGHLLVLVREMVGPDVPVVASLDLHANVSDTMLAQADMLVAYKTYPHVDMGQTGERTFQALMRCLQSGRRPELAWHRLPFLIPAIWQSTEMEPAASLYRHLSSLEEREGEGSVSFAMGFPAADVPECGAVLWAYAQTQQEADSRLADFLDEVLDKAQAFQGKLYEPDEAVQWALSHPGKGPVIIADAHDNPGGGASSDTCGLLRALLKAKVSDAALGLIVDPESAALVHQAGAGKTIGLSLGGKSGVPGDMPLQARFYIESVSDGQFRATGPYYAGCAMNLGPSACLRIEGVRIVLASYKSQMADQSMFRFVGIEPEQMKILVLKSAVHFRADFGSISDRIIVGAAPGGVSMRTTDLPWERLPAERLLYPGGPSLSQWRIMQSEGRACSQ; via the coding sequence ATGCGTATTGCAGTAGCGGGTTTTCAGCACGAGACCAATACCTTTGGCCCGGCCATGGCAACGATGGCGGACTTTGAGCATGGGGGCGGCTGGCCGGGAATGTGCCGGGCCGAGGCGATTGAACCTGCCTTGCGTGGTGCCAACATCCCGGCAGCCGGGTTTATGGCTGCCGCTGCACCAGCCGGGGTCGAGTGCGTCCCGCTACTGTGGGCTGCCGCCAGTCCTTCCGCTCCAGTTGAAGCCATGACTTATGAGGCGATCGTGGCGGAGATTCTGTACCGCCTGGAGCAAGTTCTGCCCGTGGATGCGGTGTATCTGGATTTACATGGCGCCATGGTGGCCGAGCATCGCGATGATGGGGAAGGGCATTTGCTGGTTCTGGTGCGCGAGATGGTGGGACCGGATGTGCCAGTGGTCGCCAGTCTGGATTTGCACGCCAACGTCAGCGACACCATGCTGGCGCAGGCCGACATGCTGGTGGCTTACAAAACCTACCCGCATGTGGATATGGGGCAAACGGGTGAGCGTACTTTTCAGGCGCTGATGCGCTGTCTGCAAAGCGGTCGTCGCCCTGAATTGGCCTGGCATCGATTGCCTTTCCTGATCCCGGCGATCTGGCAAAGCACCGAGATGGAACCGGCGGCCAGCCTGTACCGTCACTTGTCATCGCTGGAAGAAAGAGAAGGCGAGGGGAGCGTGTCGTTCGCCATGGGCTTTCCTGCCGCGGACGTGCCGGAATGCGGAGCGGTTTTGTGGGCCTACGCCCAGACCCAGCAAGAAGCCGATAGCCGTTTGGCAGACTTTCTGGACGAGGTGCTTGATAAAGCCCAAGCCTTCCAAGGCAAGCTTTACGAACCGGACGAAGCCGTGCAATGGGCGCTGAGTCACCCCGGCAAAGGCCCGGTGATCATTGCCGATGCTCATGACAATCCCGGTGGCGGGGCCAGCTCCGATACCTGTGGGCTCTTGCGCGCCTTGCTGAAAGCCAAGGTATCGGATGCCGCTTTAGGCTTGATCGTGGACCCGGAAAGCGCCGCTCTGGTGCACCAGGCAGGGGCTGGTAAAACCATCGGGCTGTCCTTAGGCGGTAAGTCCGGTGTTCCCGGTGATATGCCCTTGCAGGCACGCTTTTATATCGAGTCCGTATCTGATGGCCAGTTCCGCGCCACTGGCCCGTACTACGCAGGCTGCGCCATGAACCTGGGCCCCAGCGCCTGTTTGCGCATAGAGGGCGTGCGTATCGTTCTGGCCTCCTACAAGTCGCAGATGGCGGATCAAAGCATGTTCCGTTTTGTCGGGATAGAGCCGGAACAGATGAAGATACTGGTCCTGAAAAGCGCCGTGCACTTCAGAGCGGACTTTGGCAGTATCAGCGACCGCATTATTGTCGGAGCAGCACCGGGAGGAGTTTCCATGCGCACAACAGACTTGCCGTGGGAGCGTTTACCGGCAGAGCGCCTGCTGTATCCCGGTGGCCCCAGCCTGTCCCAATGGCGAATCATGCAATCAGAAGGGCGGGCCTGTTCACAATAG
- a CDS encoding ParB/Srx family N-terminal domain-containing protein gives MNLASLHSLVPARQQLLHVLGITLLPLALAACDSGSSTGGKHSPEAPVVTPPVTEEPEPPRNTAYLDSKAGDVIKVRIEELHPTQAAIGYDQVYYKLGRWQGDLDRPTWAKDPKQQLDYLNRTIGKKFDDYCEDMGGTERAQKFLTIAEAQAARLDQPTTYLCKDPLGSQTENLKTVVVGWDGNLYLTDGHHTFSSLREIPDGGPKLPVWVKVSANYSDIREASAFWERMSKEKLVWLRDGDNQAITVEQLPTRVGLVSAKEAGGMQEDRYRSLVYFTRDVAYNNGNLPEYAEFLWGDWLRRQASEGHLTKLDDYLMAPPATPAQILAVSTLNKALKPGGSDDSYAAAVRDAALKMAALKDTDLVFEDRDAAALGRIVLETDAASDSDTKTARDTLEELPRDDVKSDGSPRGAGKLWFAVNYRNCGKPAAGTCWGW, from the coding sequence ATGAACCTCGCTTCTTTGCACTCTCTTGTCCCCGCACGACAACAGCTTTTGCATGTCTTGGGTATCACCCTGCTGCCCTTGGCCTTGGCAGCCTGCGACAGCGGCTCCAGCACAGGCGGCAAGCACTCGCCCGAAGCCCCCGTCGTGACGCCGCCCGTCACTGAAGAGCCGGAACCCCCTCGCAACACCGCCTATCTGGACAGCAAGGCAGGCGATGTCATCAAGGTCCGCATCGAAGAACTGCATCCCACCCAAGCGGCCATTGGCTACGATCAGGTTTATTACAAGCTGGGTCGCTGGCAAGGCGATCTGGATCGGCCTACCTGGGCTAAGGACCCCAAACAGCAACTGGACTACCTGAATCGCACCATCGGCAAGAAGTTTGACGACTACTGCGAGGATATGGGCGGTACCGAGCGTGCCCAGAAATTTCTGACCATCGCCGAAGCTCAAGCTGCCCGCCTGGACCAGCCCACCACGTATCTGTGCAAAGACCCGTTGGGCTCGCAAACAGAAAACCTGAAAACCGTGGTCGTAGGCTGGGACGGCAATCTCTATCTGACCGATGGCCACCACACCTTTTCCTCCCTGCGCGAGATCCCGGACGGCGGCCCCAAACTGCCCGTCTGGGTCAAAGTCAGCGCCAACTACAGCGATATCCGCGAGGCGTCTGCCTTCTGGGAGCGCATGAGCAAGGAAAAACTGGTCTGGCTGCGTGATGGTGACAACCAAGCTATTACTGTCGAACAACTGCCTACCCGTGTTGGTCTGGTCAGTGCAAAAGAAGCCGGTGGCATGCAGGAAGACCGCTATCGCTCCCTGGTGTACTTCACCCGCGACGTTGCCTATAACAACGGCAACCTGCCTGAATACGCGGAGTTTCTATGGGGCGACTGGCTGCGCCGCCAAGCTTCAGAGGGCCACTTGACCAAACTGGACGACTACCTGATGGCTCCACCCGCCACACCGGCCCAGATTCTGGCCGTCAGCACGTTGAACAAGGCCTTGAAGCCTGGTGGTTCGGATGACAGCTACGCCGCTGCCGTGCGCGATGCAGCCCTGAAAATGGCGGCTCTAAAAGACACGGATCTGGTCTTTGAAGACCGTGATGCGGCAGCCTTAGGCCGTATCGTCCTGGAAACTGACGCTGCCAGTGACTCCGACACTAAAACAGCACGCGACACTCTGGAAGAACTGCCACGCGATGACGTTAAATCCGATGGCAGTCCGCGTGGCGCAGGAAAACTGTGGTTTGCGGTGAACTACCGCAATTGCGGCAAGCCTGCGGCGGGAACTTGCTGGGGGTGGTAA
- a CDS encoding copper uptake system-associated protein has protein sequence MKTTSQHHQTFKVARHGLFLAVALLILLAMITGVARAAPSEADRISHAMKAIWDSPEAPLVVEPIVIEGDYALAGWTQLTRGGRALLKSRHGEWNVHMCGGDGLNDVETLTMAGMSTEAAERLVKNTSEAEAKLPAEVTAKFSTFGDNMVVDHNHHPD, from the coding sequence ATGAAAACAACTTCACAACATCACCAGACCTTCAAGGTGGCACGCCATGGTCTTTTCCTCGCTGTAGCTTTGCTCATCTTGCTCGCCATGATCACCGGCGTGGCTCGCGCGGCACCTTCAGAGGCTGATCGCATCTCTCACGCCATGAAGGCAATTTGGGACAGCCCCGAGGCGCCTCTCGTGGTGGAGCCTATCGTGATCGAAGGTGATTACGCCCTGGCCGGCTGGACACAACTGACGCGTGGTGGCCGTGCGCTCTTAAAGAGTCGTCATGGAGAATGGAATGTTCATATGTGCGGCGGCGATGGCTTGAACGACGTCGAGACCCTGACCATGGCCGGCATGAGCACTGAAGCGGCAGAACGCCTGGTCAAAAACACCAGCGAGGCTGAAGCCAAACTGCCTGCCGAGGTCACCGCCAAATTCTCCACCTTTGGAGACAATATGGTGGTGGATCACAACCATCACCCGGACTAA
- a CDS encoding TonB-dependent receptor, with protein sequence MSIFSVSAQACAVQAAPFLSSAPLAQGSLRTRLSVLTLALLFSSAWASLAHAQTPTLAPVVITPERGKSLTVPNLQTAQKNIEHTAGGVALVPESAWRDTKAATVKDMLDYTPGVFAQPKWGDDARLSIRGSGLSRYYHLRGISLYQDGIPLNDPDGSSNFHRIDPTAYRYTEVYKGANALQYGAATLGGAINFVTPTGHDADAFQGRLDAGSFGWRRVQLSSGFAGEKLDGVVSGSWQTQDGYREQSAGHSLRANANLGWRLSDRAETRFYLSGYQIHQDIPGSVSRDQALNNPRQAAKENKEHDWQLNLDGGRIANRTVLIMGETQYELGGWFEQSSLRHPIYQFVDRDTSSYGAYGRLVNTSPLVGRDNRLTLGLTWSAGKIDAKNSVNVGGNRLEKLSASKDRSNNLSAYAENAWSLGSDLSLITGLQYLHAQRKRQDLYNGGLPTTRSGDKSYHFFNPKLGLLWDAGSQWQIYGNISRSAEPPTFDDMTFSTSNDLDRLQAQRATTFEIGTRGESGDMAWDVSLYHARVKNELQCISAPWNICDKTVNADRTTHQGIELGVQWTAARGLLVQGLQSDSLDIKGAYSYSNFKFDNDQDWHNNQMPGVPKHYLRAEIIYKHPSGFHIGPNLEWVPQAYYVDNANTTKTSSYALLGLRAGWERGPYSFYIDGRNLTDRRYIASASITDYATASSPLFEPGTGRSVFAGVQIQY encoded by the coding sequence ATGTCCATCTTTTCTGTTTCTGCACAGGCATGCGCCGTGCAGGCCGCCCCCTTTCTGTCCTCTGCCCCATTGGCCCAAGGATCATTACGTACACGACTTAGCGTCCTGACTCTGGCCTTGCTGTTCTCCAGCGCCTGGGCCAGCCTTGCTCATGCACAGACGCCAACGCTGGCCCCCGTCGTCATCACTCCAGAACGTGGCAAAAGTTTGACTGTCCCGAACCTGCAAACTGCTCAAAAAAATATTGAACACACCGCGGGCGGCGTCGCTCTGGTGCCCGAGAGCGCCTGGCGTGATACCAAAGCCGCCACCGTCAAAGACATGCTGGACTACACACCGGGGGTGTTTGCACAGCCAAAATGGGGGGATGATGCGCGCCTGTCCATCCGTGGTTCCGGCCTGTCACGTTATTACCATCTGCGCGGCATCAGCCTGTACCAGGATGGCATTCCACTGAACGACCCGGACGGCAGCAGCAATTTTCATCGTATCGACCCTACGGCCTACCGCTATACCGAGGTCTATAAAGGTGCCAATGCCTTGCAATACGGAGCCGCCACCTTGGGCGGAGCCATCAACTTCGTCACCCCTACCGGCCATGATGCCGACGCCTTTCAAGGACGTCTGGATGCCGGTAGTTTTGGCTGGCGACGCGTGCAACTGAGCAGCGGCTTTGCGGGCGAAAAACTAGATGGTGTAGTTTCCGGCTCCTGGCAAACTCAAGATGGTTATAGAGAACAAAGTGCGGGGCACTCCCTGCGTGCAAATGCAAACCTGGGCTGGCGTTTGTCAGACCGGGCAGAAACCCGTTTTTACCTGAGCGGCTATCAGATTCACCAGGATATTCCCGGCTCGGTCAGCCGCGATCAGGCTCTGAACAATCCACGGCAAGCCGCCAAGGAAAACAAGGAGCACGACTGGCAGCTCAACCTGGACGGCGGCCGCATTGCCAACCGCACAGTGCTGATCATGGGAGAGACGCAGTACGAGCTGGGTGGCTGGTTTGAACAAAGTTCGTTGCGACACCCTATTTATCAATTTGTTGATAGGGACACGAGCAGCTACGGCGCCTACGGCAGGTTGGTCAACACCAGCCCGCTTGTGGGTAGAGACAATCGCCTCACGCTGGGCCTGACCTGGTCGGCCGGCAAGATTGATGCCAAAAACTCGGTAAACGTGGGAGGTAACCGACTGGAAAAACTATCTGCCAGCAAAGACAGGTCCAACAACCTGAGCGCCTATGCCGAAAACGCCTGGAGTCTAGGCTCGGACTTGTCCCTGATCACCGGCCTGCAATACTTGCATGCTCAACGCAAACGCCAGGATCTGTACAACGGCGGCCTGCCCACCACCCGCTCCGGGGACAAGAGCTACCACTTCTTCAATCCCAAACTAGGGCTGTTGTGGGATGCGGGTTCGCAGTGGCAAATCTACGGCAATATTTCCCGCAGCGCCGAGCCGCCTACGTTTGACGACATGACGTTCTCGACCAGCAATGATCTGGATCGCCTGCAAGCTCAACGCGCCACCACCTTTGAAATTGGCACCCGAGGAGAAAGCGGAGACATGGCCTGGGATGTCTCGCTGTACCATGCGCGCGTCAAAAATGAGCTGCAATGCATCAGCGCGCCCTGGAACATCTGCGACAAGACCGTCAACGCAGATCGCACCACTCACCAGGGCATAGAGCTGGGTGTGCAATGGACCGCCGCACGTGGTTTGTTAGTGCAAGGTCTGCAAAGTGACAGCCTGGACATCAAAGGCGCCTACAGCTACAGCAACTTCAAGTTCGACAACGATCAGGACTGGCACAACAATCAAATGCCCGGAGTGCCCAAGCACTATCTGCGCGCAGAGATTATCTACAAACACCCTTCAGGCTTTCACATTGGCCCCAATCTGGAATGGGTGCCCCAAGCCTATTACGTAGACAACGCCAACACCACCAAAACCAGTTCCTATGCCCTGCTGGGCTTGCGAGCTGGCTGGGAGCGCGGCCCCTACTCCTTCTATATAGACGGCCGCAACCTGACGGATCGTCGATACATCGCCAGTGCCAGCATTACGGACTACGCCACCGCCTCCTCACCCTTGTTCGAGCCAGGTACAGGGCGATCGGTCTTTGCCGGTGTGCAGATCCAGTATTGA
- a CDS encoding DUF2946 family protein, with translation MPDSSGEQDGFFSVTLCAPGGTPSTIWMSLTGQADPPQSNEHADIQKCPYALVLSQVALPSADMASLDAPAVHQPLLLVHRNQSLPPLPALGPPLGSRAPPAHLV, from the coding sequence ATGCCGGATAGCTCGGGCGAGCAGGACGGCTTCTTTTCCGTCACGCTGTGTGCCCCCGGTGGAACGCCCAGCACGATCTGGATGAGCCTGACAGGACAGGCCGACCCGCCGCAATCCAATGAGCATGCGGATATACAGAAGTGCCCTTACGCACTGGTTCTGTCCCAGGTGGCCTTACCCAGCGCCGATATGGCAAGCCTGGATGCTCCGGCGGTTCACCAGCCTTTGCTCTTGGTACACCGTAATCAAAGCTTGCCGCCCCTGCCCGCCTTGGGGCCACCGCTAGGGTCACGCGCTCCCCCTGCCCACCTTGTTTGA